The following DNA comes from Tepidisphaeraceae bacterium.
ATTAGTTACATCCGCAAAGATGATTACGTTGGCTGGCTGCCGAATGCTGGTGAACTTTTGCTTGTAACGCTCCATCCACCCGGTCCAGGTTCGGGAGATGCCATTGCCCCGACGCATGTTGTACCCGATACCGAGGTTCGGCCGGTTCTGGTCGCGTACGTACGCCGGGCAATAATATGCGCCGCCGGTGTTATCTCGTTGATTATACGTCGCACGGTTGCCGAGGTATTTCCCCAAGTATTGCCGGTGGTACCAATGTACCTGGTGGGACGCAACCGTGCTTTCCTCCGGATAGACGTTGCGACCGTCCACTGGCGCCCATCCCTTAAACTCATTCACGTAGAGCTGCATCGCCTGCATGACCTGCCGGTGGTTCGCCATGCACTGCGTCTGAACCGCTGCGATCCGGGCCTTGGAAAGCGCAGGCATTAAGATCGAGATCAGCAGCGCGATGATCCCGATGACCACGAGCAGTTCGACGAGCGTGAAACCCTTGGGCTGGGTGCGTCGCATGGGCAGATCCTCTCGTTACTAAATCGATCCGTGACGTGGGCAACTTCAGGCGAAACTCACGGGGTCATTAGGACCCGAATGGTGAGCATCGCTTCGGTTGACTAACTATACGCTTGCCGCGCTGTCGAATTGCGAAATATGCCTGCCGTTTTGCGACATTCTGGTGAGGTCGCTTGAGGTGGTAAGGCATCATAGCATGCCCGCGGACGGGTTTTGTAATTCCACCTGTGAAACACTACGATTGCGGGGCTGGAAACGAAGGAAAATTTTTATGGCCAACTCCGCAGACCCCTTACGTGAAAAATTCCGCCCGCAGACCGACGCCGCGCTAGAGCAAGAGCTCGATGCGGCCTTTGCCGGCCTCTCCATGGACGACCTGCTCAGCCAGGACGCCGCCGCCCCGGCGCAGTCGGGTGGCGGGACTCCGGCGACCACGTCGCAGGGCAAGCAGGTGCGCACCGGCCGGATCGTCTCGATCGGCAAGGAAGACGTCTTCGTCGACCTGGGCGGTAAGAGCCAGGGCGTCGTGAGCATCC
Coding sequences within:
- a CDS encoding type II secretion system protein, with product MRRTQPKGFTLVELLVVIGIIALLISILMPALSKARIAAVQTQCMANHRQVMQAMQLYVNEFKGWAPVDGRNVYPEESTVASHQVHWYHRQYLGKYLGNRATYNQRDNTGGAYYCPAYVRDQNRPNLGIGYNMRRGNGISRTWTGWMERYKQKFTSIRQPANVIIFADVTNGNQWERFYNGEPGHTNTPGGTVNYRHGVNTVVAFADGHVETFAVANKSRTTNAAININEGLDRAHNLKQVSYRDTGK